Proteins encoded by one window of Gordonia jinghuaiqii:
- the folC gene encoding bifunctional tetrahydrofolate synthase/dihydrofolate synthase, protein MSDENGFPEEDPAVLGMDASGDPLELSALLDDEERAADAESEIAPLRVTDSADDLAELADVEADLDTRWPETKIEPSLTRIAAVMDLLGSPQHGYPAIHVAGTNGKTSVTRMIDALMTAFHRRTGRITSPHLQRVTERISLDGKPIPARTYIDTYRELEPYITMVDDSSTAAGGPRMSKFEVLTAMAYAVFAEAPVDVAVVETGMGGRWDATNVIDGAVSVITPIAMDHADYLGDTLAAIAGEKAGIIKPGESDAPGAVDPVTVIAEQTPEVMDVLLRAAVEAGTVVARQGSEFAVLDSVIAVGGQMLRIQGLGGVYDEVFLPLHGAHQASNAALALAAVEAFFGAGPGRQLDIDTVRAGFATVANPGRLERLRSAPTVFADAAHNPHGAAALADALAEEFDFRRLIGVVGVLGDKDARGLLEALEPVLDAVVVTDNGSPRALDPETLAEYAREVFGEDRVVVKPFLPDAVEEAIALAEEAHGERVSGAGVVITGSVVTAGAARTLFGKEPS, encoded by the coding sequence GTGAGCGACGAGAACGGCTTCCCCGAGGAGGACCCCGCCGTCCTGGGCATGGATGCCTCGGGCGACCCGCTGGAGCTGTCGGCGCTGCTCGACGACGAGGAGCGGGCCGCCGACGCCGAGAGCGAGATCGCGCCGCTGCGGGTGACCGACAGCGCCGACGACCTGGCCGAGCTCGCCGACGTCGAGGCCGACCTGGACACCCGGTGGCCCGAGACCAAGATCGAGCCGTCGCTGACCCGGATCGCCGCAGTCATGGACCTGCTGGGCTCGCCGCAGCACGGCTACCCGGCGATCCACGTCGCCGGCACCAACGGCAAGACGTCGGTGACACGGATGATCGACGCCCTGATGACGGCGTTTCATCGCCGAACCGGACGGATCACGAGTCCACACCTGCAGCGTGTCACGGAACGGATCTCGTTGGACGGCAAGCCGATTCCGGCGCGCACCTATATCGACACCTATCGCGAGCTCGAGCCCTACATCACCATGGTCGACGACAGCTCGACGGCGGCCGGCGGTCCTCGGATGAGCAAGTTCGAGGTGCTGACCGCCATGGCCTACGCCGTTTTCGCCGAGGCGCCGGTGGACGTCGCGGTGGTGGAGACCGGCATGGGCGGCCGCTGGGACGCCACCAACGTCATCGACGGTGCGGTCTCGGTCATCACGCCCATCGCGATGGATCACGCCGACTACCTCGGGGACACGCTGGCCGCGATAGCGGGGGAGAAGGCGGGCATCATCAAGCCCGGCGAATCCGATGCCCCGGGCGCGGTCGATCCGGTCACGGTGATCGCCGAGCAGACGCCCGAGGTCATGGACGTATTGCTACGTGCGGCGGTCGAGGCCGGCACGGTCGTCGCCCGGCAGGGTTCGGAATTCGCGGTGCTCGACTCGGTCATCGCGGTCGGCGGGCAGATGCTCAGGATCCAGGGGCTCGGCGGCGTCTACGACGAGGTGTTCCTGCCGCTGCACGGCGCCCACCAGGCATCGAACGCCGCGCTGGCGCTGGCCGCGGTCGAGGCATTTTTCGGCGCCGGTCCCGGTCGTCAGCTCGACATCGACACCGTCCGTGCGGGTTTCGCCACCGTCGCCAATCCGGGTCGGCTCGAACGGTTGCGCAGTGCACCGACGGTGTTCGCCGACGCAGCGCACAATCCGCACGGTGCCGCAGCACTGGCCGACGCGCTCGCCGAGGAATTCGACTTCCGGCGTCTCATCGGCGTCGTCGGGGTGCTCGGTGACAAGGACGCGCGCGGGCTGCTCGAAGCGCTCGAGCCGGTCCTCGACGCCGTCGTCGTCACCGACAACGGATCGCCCCGTGCGCTCGATCCCGAGACTCTCGCCGAGTACGCCCGCGAGGTCTTCGGGGAGGACCGCGTCGTGGTGAAGCCGTTCCTGCCCGACGCCGTCGAGGAGGCGATCGCCCTGGCCGAGGAGGCCCACGGCGAACGAGTGTCGGGCGCGGGCGTCGTCATCACCGGCTCGGTCGTGACCGCCGGTGCCGCCCGCACCCTGTTCGGTAAGGAACCCTCATGA
- a CDS encoding DUF4233 domain-containing protein, whose amino-acid sequence MTRYTPPTNDPWKGLRGVMAGTMILEVIVVILAFPVVWRLGDGLTWLSGGYLVVLIVAMILACGMQGRRNAIAIDLGLQVALIVGGVFHWSIAVVGVVFGSVWLYIRYIKADVEKRVERGLLPGQEPID is encoded by the coding sequence ATGACCCGGTACACCCCGCCCACGAACGATCCGTGGAAGGGCTTGCGCGGTGTCATGGCCGGCACGATGATCCTCGAGGTCATCGTGGTCATCCTGGCGTTTCCCGTCGTGTGGCGGCTCGGCGACGGACTGACATGGCTCTCGGGCGGCTATCTCGTGGTGCTCATCGTCGCGATGATCCTCGCCTGCGGGATGCAGGGGCGCCGCAACGCGATCGCCATCGATCTCGGCCTGCAGGTCGCCCTCATCGTCGGCGGTGTCTTCCACTGGTCGATCGCCGTCGTCGGCGTCGTCTTCGGATCGGTGTGGCTCTACATCCGCTACATCAAGGCCGACGTCGAGAAGAGGGTCGAGCGGGGCCTGCTCCCGGGGCAGGAACCGATCGACTGA
- the ndk gene encoding nucleoside-diphosphate kinase — protein sequence MTERTLVLIKPDGVERGLVGDIISRIERKGLTLAALELKTVSDDVAAGHYAEHEGKPFYSSLLEFITSGPLVAAVLEGPRAIAAFRQIAGGTDPVEKAVPGTIRGDFALNTQYNLVHGSDSPESAEREIALWFPELTS from the coding sequence GTGACTGAACGCACTCTCGTACTCATCAAGCCGGACGGCGTCGAACGCGGACTCGTCGGCGACATCATCAGCCGAATCGAGCGCAAGGGCCTGACCCTCGCGGCTCTCGAACTCAAGACCGTCAGCGACGACGTCGCCGCCGGGCACTACGCCGAGCACGAGGGCAAACCCTTCTACTCGTCGTTGCTCGAATTCATCACCTCCGGCCCGCTGGTCGCGGCCGTACTCGAAGGCCCTCGTGCGATTGCCGCTTTCCGTCAGATCGCCGGCGGCACCGATCCGGTGGAGAAGGCGGTGCCCGGAACCATCCGCGGCGATTTCGCTCTGAACACGCAGTACAACCTGGTCCACGGGTCCGATTCTCCCGAATCGGCGGAACGTGAGATCGCTCTCTGGTTCCCCGAACTCACCAGCTGA